Proteins from a genomic interval of Paenibacillus sp. FSL R5-0623:
- a CDS encoding glycoside hydrolase family 6 protein: MKTKLKTKSRGKKILRKGVKQMLAATLLAAGIFPGLSPGLTQAAEAHVDNPFVGATAYLNEDYSALVDTSIAMTNDASLKAKMETVKSYPTAVWVDRIAAIYGGTDNAGRKSVEQHLDAVLAQKKPGTPITASFVIYNLPGRDCHALASNGELPLTQAALQTYKTDYIDVIADIFADPKYQDIRIIAVIEPDSLPNLVTNLSTPACGQASSTGIYEAGVKYALDKLHAIPNVYNYLDIGHSGWLGWDNNRSAAVALYTSVVQGTAAGLSSADGFITNTANTTPLGEPNLSNPDLNIGGQPIKSAKFYEWNPYFDETDFTAALYADFVQAGWPSSTGFLIDTSRNGWGGVDRPASATGSNINDYVNSGRVDRREHRGNWCNASGAGIGEAPKAAPGPAHLDAYVWVKPPGESDGSSSEIPNNEGKGFDRMCDPTFTTRDGVLTGALPNAPVSGHWFHDQFVALVKNAFPVLPASNGGGNPPGGTTAPAAPAALTASAGNAQVSLTWTASTGATSYSVKRALSASGPFTTIAANVSGTSYSNTGLINGTTYYYVVTATNAVGESVNSATATATPVAGVTAPAAPTALTATAGNAQVSLTWAASTGATSYDVKRALSATGPFTTIAANVSGTSYTNTSLTNGTTYHYVVSAVNTAGQSANSAVASATPQSVVVPTSDLVVQYRAGDTNAQDSQIKPYFNIKNLGSTAVNLSDLKIRYYFSKEGSAAMDSAIDYAQVGGANIQRTFTDLYVELSFTSGAGSIQAGGQTGDIQLRMYKTDWSNLDETNDYSFDPTKTSYQDWNKVTLYQGENLVWGIEP; encoded by the coding sequence ATGAAGACTAAATTGAAAACCAAATCGAGAGGTAAGAAGATCCTGCGCAAAGGTGTAAAACAAATGCTTGCAGCAACGCTGCTCGCTGCGGGGATTTTCCCTGGACTGTCTCCAGGCTTGACTCAGGCCGCTGAAGCACATGTGGATAATCCATTTGTAGGGGCAACCGCTTATCTGAACGAGGACTATTCAGCTCTCGTGGATACATCCATTGCGATGACCAATGATGCATCGTTGAAGGCCAAGATGGAGACAGTCAAATCGTACCCAACCGCAGTATGGGTTGACCGGATTGCTGCAATCTATGGCGGGACGGACAACGCTGGTCGCAAAAGTGTAGAGCAACATCTGGATGCCGTTCTCGCTCAAAAGAAACCGGGTACGCCTATAACGGCTTCATTTGTTATCTATAACTTGCCTGGACGGGATTGTCATGCACTCGCATCGAATGGTGAACTTCCACTAACACAGGCAGCACTGCAGACATATAAAACAGATTATATTGATGTCATTGCAGATATCTTTGCAGATCCGAAGTATCAGGATATTCGTATTATTGCCGTCATTGAACCGGACAGTCTGCCTAACCTTGTGACCAACCTGAGTACACCAGCTTGTGGTCAAGCCAGCTCAACAGGTATCTATGAGGCGGGTGTGAAGTATGCATTGGACAAGCTGCACGCCATTCCGAATGTGTACAACTATCTGGATATCGGCCACTCCGGCTGGCTTGGGTGGGATAACAACCGTTCTGCAGCAGTCGCGCTGTATACAAGTGTTGTGCAAGGGACAGCCGCGGGTCTGAGCAGTGCAGATGGCTTCATTACGAATACCGCGAACACCACACCACTGGGGGAGCCGAACCTGTCTAACCCGGATCTCAATATCGGTGGACAACCGATTAAATCTGCCAAGTTTTATGAGTGGAATCCTTATTTTGACGAAACCGATTTCACCGCTGCGCTGTATGCTGATTTCGTACAAGCTGGCTGGCCAAGCAGCACAGGTTTCCTGATTGATACTAGCCGGAATGGGTGGGGCGGGGTAGACCGTCCAGCATCTGCTACGGGTAGCAACATCAACGATTATGTGAATTCTGGACGTGTAGATCGCCGGGAGCATCGGGGGAACTGGTGTAATGCCAGTGGCGCAGGTATTGGTGAAGCACCTAAGGCTGCACCAGGACCAGCGCATCTGGATGCTTATGTATGGGTGAAACCTCCGGGTGAATCTGATGGCTCCAGCTCCGAAATTCCGAATAACGAAGGCAAAGGTTTCGACCGGATGTGTGATCCAACCTTCACAACTCGGGATGGTGTATTAACAGGTGCATTGCCTAATGCCCCAGTATCGGGCCACTGGTTCCATGATCAATTCGTGGCACTGGTGAAAAACGCATTCCCTGTACTGCCTGCCAGTAACGGTGGAGGCAATCCTCCCGGGGGAACAACAGCTCCGGCAGCACCAGCAGCATTGACGGCTTCTGCCGGTAACGCTCAAGTCTCCTTGACGTGGACTGCTTCTACAGGGGCTACAAGTTATAGTGTGAAGCGGGCACTGAGTGCATCAGGTCCATTCACAACAATTGCAGCTAACGTGAGTGGAACATCTTACAGCAACACCGGCCTGATCAATGGTACAACCTATTATTATGTGGTAACGGCAACAAATGCAGTAGGTGAAAGTGTTAACTCTGCAACAGCAACAGCTACACCTGTTGCAGGTGTAACGGCGCCAGCTGCACCGACTGCTCTCACAGCAACTGCAGGCAATGCGCAGGTGAGCCTGACGTGGGCCGCTTCTACAGGTGCAACAAGTTATGATGTGAAACGCGCACTGAGTGCAACAGGTCCGTTCACAACAATCGCGGCGAATGTGAGCGGTACGTCATACACCAACACTTCCCTGACGAACGGCACGACGTATCATTATGTGGTAAGTGCAGTGAATACAGCAGGGCAAAGTGCCAATTCCGCTGTAGCTTCCGCGACACCTCAAAGTGTCGTTGTACCAACGAGTGATCTTGTCGTGCAATATCGTGCTGGAGATACCAATGCTCAAGATAGCCAGATCAAACCGTATTTCAACATCAAAAATCTGGGTAGTACTGCTGTGAATCTGAGTGATCTGAAAATCCGGTATTACTTCTCCAAAGAAGGCTCGGCTGCGATGGATTCTGCCATCGATTACGCTCAAGTTGGCGGAGCCAATATCCAGCGGACCTTCACAGACTTGTATGTGGAGCTGAGCTTCACATCTGGCGCTGGCAGCATTCAGGCTGGTGGACAGACTGGAGACATCCAGCTTCGCATGTACAAAACAGACTGGTCCAACTTGGACGAGACGAATGACTACTCTTTCGATCCAACGAAAACATCCTACCAGGATTGGAATAAGGTAACACTCTACCAAGGTGAAAACCTGGTATGGGGTATTGAGCCTTAA
- a CDS encoding rhamnogalacturonan lyase, whose product MPLAAKVLSSALSVALLVGGTAGITGAEASNGSGATEASLQSHKGGSHVKEIQLEYLDRGLVAASTSEGVFLSWRLLGDEATGYSDKGLTGTDFNVYRDGKKIATVTDSTNYVDAAGQSSSRYEVAAVNKKGKESKRSASVKPWANGYVDIPLQKPADGVTPAGEAYTYSANDMSVGDVDGDGQYEFFVKWDPSNAKDVSQKGYTGKTYIDAYTLDGQLLYRIDLGVNIRAGAHYTQMLVYDFDGDGKAEMMFKTAPGTKIIKYNKKGKVTSEKYITLPKQDRKAGYSNEDDYRLSADGYYDHVVDMFKNWHKHDEVVKGNWPATLEEAFGMEKKYNYPLSQQDAESLADYFIDVYAVERSNRNELRKFEGFIVDGPEYITVFEGKSGKELETVPYEPERHDDGLMWGDYAMARIEPGNRVDRFLAGVAYLDGKKPSAIFARGYYTRSTMVAYNWDGKKLKKEWKVDSGWTPMKNPFNDGPHGVDGTDPEYGSITTQGAHYFSVADVDGDGKQEIIYGSATIDHDGSVLYSSTDLMPAESAAPGTVARLGHGDALHVADIDPDRPGLEIFMVHEGGPWAPYGYSLRDAKTGEVIYGGYTGKDTGRGMVGDVDPTRRGLETWAVGLWTAKGEKISDQMPGTNMNIRWAADMTTQIVDGAIDVTPTIKDWSRGTLLTATGTLTNNHTKGTPSLVADIFGDWREEMLVRTTDSSAIRIYLSTEKTDRKLYTLMHDAMYRVGIAGQNSGYNQPSYPSFYMASDIDWSKVTLPKFYTPGKGGK is encoded by the coding sequence ATGCCACTTGCAGCCAAGGTGCTCTCTTCGGCACTCAGCGTAGCTTTGCTTGTTGGGGGAACAGCGGGGATTACCGGAGCAGAAGCTTCGAACGGTAGTGGGGCGACGGAGGCCAGCCTGCAATCACATAAGGGGGGCAGTCACGTGAAAGAGATTCAACTGGAATATCTGGATCGGGGTTTGGTGGCTGCATCAACATCTGAAGGTGTGTTTCTCAGTTGGAGATTGCTTGGTGACGAAGCAACAGGGTATAGCGACAAAGGGCTGACAGGTACGGACTTTAACGTCTATCGTGATGGCAAAAAGATCGCTACCGTCACCGACAGCACCAACTATGTAGATGCCGCGGGCCAATCTTCTTCCCGTTATGAAGTGGCGGCGGTGAACAAGAAGGGCAAGGAGAGCAAACGCAGTGCATCCGTCAAACCTTGGGCGAACGGGTATGTGGATATTCCACTGCAAAAACCCGCCGATGGCGTGACGCCTGCGGGAGAAGCTTATACGTATTCCGCCAATGACATGAGCGTGGGTGATGTGGATGGGGATGGCCAATATGAGTTTTTCGTCAAATGGGACCCTTCCAACGCCAAGGACGTATCGCAAAAAGGGTACACCGGTAAAACCTATATTGATGCTTACACCCTGGACGGACAATTGTTGTACCGGATCGACCTTGGGGTCAACATCCGTGCAGGTGCTCATTATACACAGATGCTCGTTTACGATTTTGACGGAGATGGCAAGGCTGAGATGATGTTCAAGACCGCTCCGGGCACAAAGATTATTAAATACAACAAAAAAGGAAAAGTGACATCCGAGAAATATATCACGCTTCCGAAGCAGGATCGCAAGGCAGGGTATTCGAACGAAGATGATTATCGTTTAAGTGCGGATGGTTACTACGACCACGTGGTGGATATGTTCAAGAACTGGCATAAACATGATGAGGTTGTGAAGGGCAACTGGCCTGCGACACTGGAAGAGGCTTTTGGAATGGAAAAAAAATATAACTACCCATTATCTCAGCAAGATGCCGAGAGCCTGGCCGACTACTTCATTGATGTATATGCGGTAGAACGCAGCAACCGCAATGAGCTGCGCAAGTTTGAAGGTTTTATCGTGGATGGACCGGAGTATATTACGGTATTTGAAGGTAAATCAGGCAAGGAACTGGAGACCGTTCCATATGAACCTGAGCGTCATGATGATGGTCTGATGTGGGGCGATTATGCCATGGCACGGATTGAACCCGGGAATCGGGTGGACCGTTTCCTGGCAGGCGTGGCGTATCTGGATGGCAAGAAACCGTCTGCAATCTTTGCACGCGGATACTACACACGTTCGACAATGGTTGCCTACAATTGGGACGGCAAGAAGCTGAAAAAGGAATGGAAAGTGGACAGTGGCTGGACACCTATGAAAAACCCGTTCAATGACGGGCCACACGGCGTAGATGGTACAGATCCAGAGTACGGCTCCATAACAACCCAGGGAGCGCACTATTTCAGCGTGGCGGATGTGGATGGAGATGGCAAACAGGAGATTATCTATGGCTCCGCTACGATTGATCATGACGGCAGCGTGCTGTACAGTTCCACTGACCTGATGCCTGCCGAGAGTGCTGCACCGGGAACCGTTGCCCGTCTGGGGCATGGCGACGCACTTCATGTGGCAGATATCGACCCGGATCGTCCGGGACTTGAGATTTTCATGGTTCACGAGGGTGGCCCTTGGGCGCCGTATGGCTATTCCCTGCGAGATGCCAAGACTGGAGAAGTAATCTACGGTGGATACACAGGGAAAGATACCGGTCGCGGCATGGTGGGTGATGTTGATCCGACTCGTCGTGGACTGGAGACATGGGCTGTCGGTTTGTGGACAGCTAAGGGTGAGAAAATCAGTGATCAGATGCCGGGAACGAATATGAATATCCGTTGGGCTGCCGATATGACGACACAGATCGTGGATGGTGCGATTGATGTTACACCAACCATCAAGGATTGGAGTCGTGGCACGTTGCTGACGGCAACAGGCACATTGACCAACAATCACACCAAAGGTACACCTTCTCTCGTAGCTGATATCTTCGGGGATTGGCGGGAAGAGATGTTGGTGAGAACCACGGACAGTTCAGCGATTCGTATCTATCTAAGTACCGAGAAAACGGACCGCAAATTGTACACGCTGATGCATGATGCGATGTATCGTGTGGGCATTGCCGGACAGAACAGTGGATACAACCAGCCGTCCTATCCGTCCTTCTACATGGCATCGGATATCGACTGGTCCAAAGTAACGCTGCCTAAGTTTTACACGCCAGGTAAGGGCGGAAAGTAA
- a CDS encoding histidine phosphatase family protein, with amino-acid sequence MSTTFHLVRHGLKERRIGDVSLTAEGALQAEATALHFARAIFPVTKILTSPLQRARETASMIARHTRLHITEDPRLRERTNWGDCPDQSFEEFIAMWDRCTSEPDYIPPVGDSAKQAGERLASLLTELANEEPENSNIIVVTHGGLITDFLVQTFTERELNVWHSDFIAMQNQLIPECSITTLIHDQGNYTIKAFASTEHLNSNDVKE; translated from the coding sequence ATGAGTACCACCTTTCATCTAGTGAGACATGGTCTCAAAGAACGACGAATCGGGGATGTCTCCCTCACTGCCGAAGGGGCTTTACAAGCCGAAGCCACAGCACTTCATTTTGCCAGAGCTATCTTTCCCGTTACTAAAATCCTTACCAGCCCACTTCAACGGGCCCGAGAAACTGCAAGTATGATTGCCCGCCACACCCGTCTTCATATAACCGAAGATCCTCGCCTGCGCGAACGTACCAATTGGGGCGATTGCCCGGATCAGTCATTCGAAGAATTCATTGCGATGTGGGATCGATGTACGTCTGAGCCAGATTACATTCCACCCGTGGGAGACTCGGCCAAACAGGCTGGTGAACGTCTGGCCTCCCTCCTAACCGAATTAGCTAATGAAGAGCCAGAGAACAGTAACATTATTGTGGTTACACATGGTGGACTCATTACTGATTTTCTGGTGCAAACCTTTACCGAGCGCGAGCTTAACGTCTGGCATTCCGATTTTATAGCTATGCAGAACCAATTGATCCCCGAGTGCTCCATTACCACATTGATCCATGATCAAGGTAACTACACCATTAAAGCGTTCGCTTCTACCGAGCATCTTAACTCCAACGATGTAAAAGAATGA
- a CDS encoding AraC family transcriptional regulator, whose protein sequence is MSITKRWTGSLYQEALRTEDCGPRFYAYYYKQWDNYRMSYHNHDSTEIMYIISGMCRVDVQMSDGSSEQTVLKKGQFIMLDAGVPHRLLVEDGVPCRMLNVEFGFSTSSPGQLSIRQLALEEEEVQALLTNASPYLVLPDPEEVYHIMKSLVLELDQRGLLEQESSTAPMRIIPPEERSHHREARNLSSPEQGMLVRTLFVQLLVRVARLRGEMSRSAPDQAELYVKRTIEFMHHNMDRNIQMKDIAAAVNLHPGYLHRIFRQHTQRTPTDYLTMLRMEKAKMLLQQTNIPISEISDYVGVGSRQYFHMLFKKYTGRTPVEFRSSMERHVSQYPSDE, encoded by the coding sequence ATGAGCATCACAAAGCGCTGGACAGGAAGCCTGTATCAGGAGGCATTGCGAACAGAGGATTGCGGGCCGCGTTTCTACGCGTACTATTACAAGCAATGGGACAACTATCGTATGTCCTATCACAATCATGATTCGACGGAGATCATGTATATTATTTCAGGAATGTGCCGGGTGGATGTGCAGATGTCGGATGGGAGTTCGGAGCAGACCGTTTTGAAAAAAGGGCAGTTCATTATGCTCGACGCAGGTGTCCCGCACCGTTTGCTGGTGGAAGATGGTGTCCCTTGCCGGATGCTCAATGTGGAGTTTGGTTTCTCCACCTCGTCTCCCGGACAGCTATCCATCCGCCAGCTTGCGCTGGAAGAGGAAGAAGTCCAAGCTTTACTTACTAATGCTTCGCCATATCTGGTATTGCCTGATCCGGAGGAGGTGTACCATATTATGAAAAGTCTGGTGCTGGAACTCGATCAACGTGGTCTACTGGAGCAAGAAAGTTCGACTGCACCGATGAGGATTATTCCACCAGAGGAACGGTCTCATCATCGCGAAGCCCGGAATCTCTCGTCCCCGGAACAGGGTATGCTGGTGCGTACGCTGTTCGTGCAGTTGCTGGTCCGTGTTGCACGTCTGCGCGGAGAAATGAGCCGGAGTGCGCCAGATCAGGCGGAACTGTACGTCAAACGAACCATTGAATTCATGCATCACAATATGGATCGTAACATTCAGATGAAGGATATTGCGGCGGCAGTTAATCTGCATCCAGGCTATTTACATCGTATTTTTCGTCAGCACACGCAGCGCACACCTACCGACTACCTGACGATGCTTCGAATGGAAAAGGCCAAGATGCTGCTTCAGCAGACCAATATTCCGATTTCGGAAATCTCTGACTATGTTGGAGTAGGCAGTCGTCAGTATTTTCATATGTTGTTCAAAAAATATACAGGTCGTACGCCGGTTGAATTTCGCTCCTCTATGGAACGACATGTCAGTCAGTACCCGTCCGATGAATGA
- a CDS encoding alpha-glucosidase/alpha-galactosidase — protein sequence MSFKVAFIGAGSIGFTRGLLRDLLTVPEFNNIEIAFCDINQHNLDMVTELCQRDIRENGLNIQIQTTTDRKEALKDAKYVLCTIRVGGLEAFATDVDIPLKYGVDQCVGDTLCAGGIMYGQRGIAEMLDICKDIREQSAPDVLLLNYSNPMAMLTWACNKYGGVRTIGLCHGVQHGHHQIAEAFGLKKSEVDIVCAGINHQTWYIQASHEGKDLTGDLLEAFEKHPEYSRTEKVRIDMLRRFGYYSTESNGHLSEYVPWYRKRPEEINEWIDLGNWINGETGGYLRVCTEGRNWFETDFPNWMKDEPMQFIPEKRGEEHGSYIIEGLETGRVYRGHFNTVNHGVISNLPDDAIIEAPGYVDRNGISMPHVGDLPLGPAAVCNVSISVQRLAVEAAVNGDDKLLRQAFMMDPLVGAVCNPKEIWQMVDEMLVAQAQWLPQYGDAIAAAEARLAAGDLIPTKEYEGAARLKVKTVEEMQQDRDAANKNAGESDKGKDREKVQQ from the coding sequence ATGTCTTTTAAAGTGGCGTTTATCGGGGCAGGAAGTATCGGATTTACACGGGGATTGTTAAGGGATTTGCTCACGGTACCCGAGTTTAACAACATCGAGATTGCGTTCTGCGATATTAACCAGCACAATCTGGACATGGTGACTGAGCTGTGTCAGCGGGATATCCGTGAGAATGGATTGAATATTCAGATTCAGACGACAACAGATCGTAAAGAAGCATTGAAAGATGCGAAGTATGTACTGTGTACGATTCGTGTTGGGGGACTGGAAGCATTTGCAACGGATGTAGATATTCCACTGAAATATGGGGTAGACCAATGTGTCGGCGATACGCTGTGTGCAGGCGGCATTATGTACGGACAACGGGGAATCGCCGAGATGCTGGACATCTGTAAGGATATTCGTGAACAGAGCGCACCCGACGTGCTGCTCCTGAACTATTCCAATCCGATGGCGATGCTGACATGGGCTTGCAACAAGTACGGTGGTGTACGGACGATCGGACTGTGTCATGGCGTACAGCATGGTCATCATCAGATTGCGGAAGCTTTTGGCTTGAAAAAGAGCGAAGTGGATATTGTCTGTGCCGGCATCAACCATCAGACCTGGTATATTCAGGCTTCTCATGAAGGTAAAGACCTTACAGGTGACCTGCTCGAAGCCTTCGAGAAACATCCGGAGTATAGCCGTACTGAGAAAGTGCGGATCGATATGCTACGCCGGTTCGGATATTACAGTACAGAATCGAATGGTCATCTGAGTGAATATGTGCCGTGGTACCGCAAACGTCCGGAAGAGATCAACGAATGGATCGACCTGGGCAACTGGATCAACGGAGAGACGGGTGGATATCTGCGGGTATGTACCGAGGGGCGCAACTGGTTTGAGACTGATTTTCCTAACTGGATGAAGGATGAACCGATGCAATTCATTCCGGAAAAACGGGGCGAGGAGCACGGTTCGTACATTATTGAAGGTCTGGAGACGGGACGTGTCTATCGAGGACATTTCAATACCGTTAATCATGGAGTAATCTCGAACCTGCCGGATGATGCGATTATTGAAGCACCGGGATATGTGGATCGCAACGGCATCTCCATGCCACATGTAGGCGATCTGCCACTTGGACCGGCTGCGGTATGTAATGTGAGCATTTCCGTGCAACGTCTTGCGGTTGAAGCAGCGGTCAACGGAGATGATAAATTACTTCGTCAGGCGTTCATGATGGACCCGCTCGTGGGTGCCGTATGTAATCCAAAAGAAATCTGGCAAATGGTCGACGAGATGCTGGTTGCACAGGCCCAGTGGTTGCCGCAGTACGGGGATGCGATTGCAGCCGCAGAAGCAAGACTTGCTGCTGGCGACCTTATTCCAACGAAGGAATATGAAGGGGCGGCAAGACTCAAAGTGAAAACCGTTGAAGAAATGCAGCAGGATCGTGATGCTGCCAACAAAAATGCGGGAGAATCCGATAAAGGGAAAGATCGCGAGAAAGTGCAACAATAG
- a CDS encoding amino acid ABC transporter substrate-binding protein, which yields MRKKAILLLFISICVLIVAGCSSSASKDDNTIVVGIDDKFAPMGFRDEQNEIVGFDIDYARAAAEKMGKEITFQPIDWSSKESELNSGRIDMIWNGYTITDERKEKVLFTKPYLENSQVAITLADSPITKLDELDGKNVGLQALSSAADALAASPLKDKVKASEFKDNVLALTDLKTKRLDAVIIDEVVARYYMSKEEGTFKLLDESLAPEQYGIGIKKGNEELLNQLQKALDELNADGTAAKISTQWLGEDKVLK from the coding sequence ATGAGAAAAAAAGCGATTCTACTATTATTCATTAGTATATGTGTATTGATTGTGGCTGGTTGTTCCAGTTCCGCAAGTAAAGACGATAACACGATTGTTGTAGGAATTGACGATAAGTTTGCTCCAATGGGTTTCCGGGACGAGCAGAATGAAATTGTTGGTTTTGATATTGATTATGCAAGAGCTGCAGCGGAGAAAATGGGTAAAGAAATCACATTCCAGCCAATCGACTGGTCTTCCAAAGAATCAGAGCTGAACAGTGGCCGAATCGACATGATCTGGAACGGGTACACCATTACGGATGAGCGTAAAGAGAAAGTGCTCTTCACGAAGCCGTATCTGGAAAACAGTCAAGTAGCTATTACCTTGGCAGACTCGCCAATTACTAAGCTGGATGAACTGGATGGCAAAAATGTGGGATTGCAGGCGCTGTCCTCCGCGGCAGATGCACTGGCAGCAAGTCCCCTGAAGGATAAAGTGAAAGCTTCCGAATTTAAGGATAACGTGCTTGCACTGACGGATCTGAAGACAAAACGTCTGGATGCGGTCATCATTGATGAAGTGGTAGCGAGATACTACATGTCCAAAGAAGAGGGAACATTCAAACTGCTGGATGAATCTCTTGCACCGGAACAATATGGCATTGGTATCAAAAAAGGCAATGAAGAGCTTCTGAATCAGCTGCAAAAAGCGCTGGATGAGTTGAATGCAGACGGAACAGCGGCTAAAATCTCCACCCAATGGTTGGGTGAAGACAAGGTTCTGAAATAG
- a CDS encoding amino acid ABC transporter permease — MSWDYLSTILKPMLEGAQTTIFMFLLAIVLSVPLGFAVTLAMRSQIKPLAWIAHTYVYVMRGTPLLLQILFFCFGLPLLPVIGEYLVFDRFVAAGIAFILNYAAYFAEIFRGGLLSIDKGQHEAAKVLGLTKWQTMTKVIIPQMIRVVLPATANESITLIKDTALLYAVAVPELLYYAQAAVNRDLQLIPFFVAAVMYLLMTLVLTVLFKALEKRFSFE; from the coding sequence ATGAGTTGGGATTATTTATCGACCATTTTAAAACCTATGCTAGAGGGTGCACAGACCACCATTTTCATGTTCTTGCTAGCAATCGTGTTATCTGTACCGCTTGGATTTGCGGTCACGCTTGCGATGAGAAGCCAAATTAAACCACTGGCATGGATTGCCCATACGTATGTATATGTGATGCGAGGAACACCGCTACTGCTCCAAATTCTATTCTTCTGCTTCGGTTTGCCGTTGCTTCCGGTGATTGGAGAGTATCTGGTGTTTGATCGCTTTGTTGCGGCAGGGATTGCGTTCATCCTGAACTATGCGGCGTACTTCGCTGAAATCTTCAGGGGCGGACTGCTCTCCATTGATAAGGGACAACATGAGGCAGCGAAGGTACTTGGATTAACGAAGTGGCAGACGATGACCAAAGTCATTATTCCTCAGATGATTCGTGTAGTATTGCCCGCAACGGCCAATGAGTCCATTACGCTCATCAAGGATACGGCACTGCTCTATGCCGTGGCTGTACCTGAGCTGTTGTATTATGCCCAAGCGGCGGTGAATCGCGACTTGCAGCTGATCCCTTTCTTCGTGGCAGCGGTTATGTATCTGCTCATGACACTCGTACTCACCGTGCTGTTCAAGGCACTGGAGAAGCGGTTTTCATTTGAATAA
- a CDS encoding amino acid ABC transporter ATP-binding protein, which produces MTHIIEVNQLRKSFGTLDVLKQVSFNVEPGEVIAVIGPSGSGKSTMLRSLIHLEDISGGTIRIQDQTLVDNGRYAGAADIRKMTDRMGMVFQHFNLFPHLTVQANLELAPKTLKKESLAIIRQRSLELLGKVGLSDKADVYPGNLSGGQKQRVAIARALMMQPDILLFDEPTSALDPELTGEVLRVIKQLAQENMTMLIVTHEMGFARDVADRVFFMDNGEIAEAGPPEQIFGNPKLARTRTFLQRVEVEG; this is translated from the coding sequence ATGACACATATAATAGAAGTAAATCAATTGAGAAAATCATTCGGTACACTTGATGTGCTGAAGCAGGTATCTTTCAACGTGGAACCAGGCGAAGTGATCGCCGTGATTGGACCTTCCGGTTCGGGGAAAAGTACGATGCTGCGCAGCCTGATTCATCTGGAGGATATTTCGGGTGGAACGATTCGCATTCAGGATCAGACGTTGGTTGATAATGGTCGTTACGCGGGTGCTGCGGATATTCGCAAGATGACGGATCGCATGGGCATGGTGTTTCAGCATTTTAACTTGTTCCCGCATCTGACCGTACAGGCTAATCTGGAACTTGCACCGAAGACTTTGAAAAAAGAAAGCTTGGCCATCATCCGGCAGCGCAGTCTGGAATTACTTGGAAAAGTAGGGTTGTCGGACAAGGCCGATGTCTACCCTGGTAATCTGTCCGGTGGACAGAAACAACGTGTAGCTATTGCTCGAGCACTCATGATGCAACCGGATATCCTCCTGTTCGATGAGCCGACGTCGGCGCTTGATCCAGAGCTGACTGGGGAAGTGTTGCGCGTAATCAAACAACTGGCGCAGGAAAATATGACGATGTTGATCGTCACGCATGAGATGGGCTTCGCCCGTGATGTTGCGGATCGTGTGTTCTTCATGGATAACGGGGAGATCGCAGAAGCGGGACCGCCAGAACAGATCTTCGGCAATCCAAAGCTTGCACGTACCCGGACGTTTTTGCAGCGGGTGGAAGTGGAAGGATAG
- a CDS encoding DUF4190 domain-containing protein, with protein sequence MEHRENDVDRYYNDTLPPPPYVVPKTNSKSIVSLVLGILSVTIPYVGILIGIVAIIFASLAFKEIRVRMEQGKGLAIAGLVCGIIGTAMYVLLIAFVLLFTFAVTSFDISSTY encoded by the coding sequence TTGGAACATCGTGAAAATGATGTGGATCGTTATTATAACGACACATTGCCACCACCGCCTTATGTAGTACCAAAGACCAATAGTAAGTCGATTGTATCACTAGTTTTAGGGATTCTGTCCGTCACGATTCCTTACGTGGGAATTTTAATCGGAATCGTCGCGATTATATTTGCATCTTTAGCCTTCAAAGAGATCAGAGTTCGCATGGAGCAAGGAAAAGGGTTAGCGATTGCTGGTCTAGTTTGTGGAATCATCGGTACAGCGATGTATGTATTACTTATTGCGTTCGTGCTATTGTTTACTTTCGCTGTCACAAGCTTTGATATATCTTCTACATACTAG